The following proteins are encoded in a genomic region of Sylvia atricapilla isolate bSylAtr1 chromosome 14, bSylAtr1.pri, whole genome shotgun sequence:
- the MGAT4B gene encoding alpha-1,3-mannosyl-glycoprotein 4-beta-N-acetylglucosaminyltransferase B — protein sequence MRLRSGTALTLLLGCLCALLSLSWYGAFGGHKGDVVDIYQREFLALRDRLHTAEQESLKRSKELNLVLEEIKRALSEKQALRDINRTWSSLSDETKLKLWNITNKNVLHLPTIFHHLPHLLSKENSLQPAVHVGQGRTGVSVVMGIPSVKREVHSYLTDTLNSLISELTQQEKEDSVIVVLIAETDPQYTAGVAENIKNLFPKEIHSGLLEVISPSPHFYPDFSHLRESFGDPKERVRWRTKQNLDYCFLMMYAQSKGIYYVQLEDDIVAKPNYLSTMKNFALQQPSEEWMILEFSQLGFIGKMFKSLDLSLIVEFILMFYKDKPIDWLLDHILWVKVCNPEKDAKHCDRQKANLRIRFKPSLFQHVGTHSSLAGKIQKLKDKDFGKQALRKEHVNPPAEVSTSLKTYQHFTLEKAYLREDFFWAFTPTAGDFIRFRFFKPLRIERFFFRSGNIEHPEDKLFNTTVEVLPFDSLQSDKEALQEGRGAVVKYRRTADGYIQIGSFSKGVAEGEVDPSFGPLEAIRLSIQTDSPVWIILSEIFIKKAE from the exons GTGACGTTGTGGACATCTACCAGCGGGAGTTCCTCGCGCTCCGGGACCGGCTGCACACGGCTGAGCAGGAGAGCCTGAAGCGCTCCAAGGAGCTCAACCTGGTCCTGGAGGAGATCAAGAGAGCCCTGTCGGAGAAGCAGGCCCTGCGGGATATAAACCGGACCTGGAGCAGCTTATCTG acGAAACCAAGTTAAAACTGTGGAATATCACCAACAAGAATGTGCTGCACCTTCCCACCATCTTCCATCATTTGCCACATTTGCTGTCAAAGGAGAACAGTCTGCAGCCAGCCGTGCATGTGGGACAGGGGCGCACTGGAG TGTCCGTCGTGATGGGAATCCCCAGCGTGAAGCGGGAGGTGCATTCCTACCTCACTGACACCCTCAACTCCCTCATCTCAGAGCTCActcagcaggagaaggaggactCTGTCATCGTTGTCCTCATTGCCGAG acgGATCCACAGTACACAGCCGGAGtggcagaaaatatcaaaaactT GTTCCCGAAGGAAATACACTCAGGTCTCCTGGAGGTAATTTCCCCATCTCCACATTTCTATCCTGATTTCTCCCACCTGCGGGAATCCTTTGGAGACCCCAAGGAAAGAGTCAG GTGGAGGACGAAGCAGAACCTGGACTACTGCTTTTTAATGATGTATGCCCAGTCCAAAGGCATTTATTATGTTCAG CTGGAGGATGATATTGTGGCCAAACCAAACTATCTCAGCACGATGAAGAACTTTGCCTTGCAGCAGCCCTCTGAGGAGTGGATGATCCTGGAGTTCTCTCAGCTGGGGTTCATTG GAAAAATGTTCAAGTCTCTGGATCTGAGCTTGATTGTGGAGTTCATCCTGATGTTCTATAAGGACAAACCCATTGACTGGCTGCTGGATCACATCCTCTGGGTGAAAGTCTGCAACCCTGAGAAAGATGCA AAACACTGCGACAGGCAGAAGGCAAACCTGAGGATCCGCTTCAAGCCCTCGCTCTTCCAGCACGTGGGAACCCACTCCTCCTTGGCTGGGAAGATACAGAAGCTGAAG GACAAGGACTTTGGGAAACAGGCACTGCGGAAAGAGCACGTCAACCCCCCCGCCGAGGTGAGCACCAGCCTGAAAACCTACCAGCACTTCACCTTGGAGAAGGCTTACCTGCGGGAGGACTTCTTCTGGGCCTTCACTCCCACTGCTGGAGACTTCATCCGATTCAGATTCTTCAAACCACTCCGTATTGAAAG GTTCTTCTTCCGCAGCGGGAACATCGAGCACCCAGAAGACAAACTCTTCAACACGACCGTGGAGGTTCTGCCGTTTGAC AGTCTCCAGTCAGATAAGGAAGCCTTGCAGGAGGGAAGAGGTGCAGTCGTCAAATACCGCAGGACAGCGGATGGCTACATCCAGATAG GCTCGTTCTCCAAGGGCGTCGCAGAGGGTGAGGTGGACCCATCTTTTGGGCCGCTGGAGGCCATCAGGCTGTCCATCCAGACCGACTCCCCGGTGTGGATCATCCTGAGCGAG atttttatcAAAAAGGCAGAGTGA